In the genome of Triticum urartu cultivar G1812 chromosome 5, Tu2.1, whole genome shotgun sequence, one region contains:
- the LOC125556276 gene encoding cinnamoyl-CoA reductase 1-like, translating into MAPPRRLCVTGGGGFIASWLVKLLLSRGYAVHATLRDPCDPKNVHLKQMDEARENLHLFKADVLDYDTLTRAFEGCEGVFHLATPVPEDKIVDPESEVLAPAVKGTSNVLKACSAMKVQKVIVLSSNAAVDFNPNWPQDRLKDESSWSDKDFCQENEDWYSVAKIVAEQASLEYSEKHGLNVVTLCPPLVFGPLLQPTVNTSSKFLIYVINGGPDVMSNKLWHIVDVRDVADALLLVYEKPESSGRYICSPNSICAKDLVDLLRKMYPQYSYVNKFVDVDRKAPLSSQKLKGLGWKPRKLEETLSDSVGCYEKAGLLQGSAARPCRLPHLFRLAGDQ; encoded by the exons ATGGCACCGCCGCGGCGCCTGTGCGTGACCGGCGGCGGCGGGTTCATCGCCTCGTGGCTCGTCAAGCTGCTCCTCTCCCGCGGCTATGCCGTCCACGCCACCCTCCGCGACCCAT GTGACCCCAAGAATGTCCACCTCAAGCAGATGGACGAAGCCCGGGAGAATCTGCACCTGTTCAAGGCCGATGTGCTCGACTACGACACGCTAACACGTGCGTTTGAGGGGTGTGAGGGGGTCTTCCACCTCGCCACACCGGTGCCTGAAGATAAGATTGTTGATCCTGAG TCAGAAGTATTGGCTCCTGCTGTGAAAGGTACTTCAAATGTGCTGAAGGCCTGCTCAGCTATGAAGGTTCAGAAGGTTATTGTCTTGTCATCCAATGCTGCTGTTGATTTTAACCCGAATTGGCCTCAAGACAGACTCAAAGATGAGAGTAGCTGGTCAGACAAAGACTTCTGCCAGGAGAATGAG GACTGGTATTCTGTCGCGAAGATTGTGGCTGAACAGGCATCCTTGGAATATTCAGAGAAACATGGATTAAACGTTGTTACGCTTTGCCCTCCTTTAGTTTTTGGCCCATTGTTGCAGCCAACTGTGAATACAAGTAGCAAATTCTTAATCTATGTTATTAATG GAGGCCCTGACGTGATGAGCAACAAGCTGTGGCACATTGTAGACGTCCGTGACGTGGCGGACGCCTTGCTGCTTGTGTACGAGAAGCCAGAATCATCTGGGAGATACATTTGTTCGCCGAATAGCATCTGCGCAAAGGACTTAGTGGACTTGCTGAGGAAGATGTACCCACAGTACAGCTATGTGAACAA ATTCGTTGACGTGGACCGTAAAGCGCCGCTGTCATCGCAGAAGCTGAAGGGTCTGGGCTGGAAGCCGAGGAAGCTGGAGGAGACGCTCTCGGACAGCGTGGGCTGCTACGAGAAGGCCGGCCTTCTGCAGGGTTCCGCCGCGCGCCCTTGCCGGCTCCCGCATCTGTTCCGTCTGGCTGGTGATCAGTGA